In Thalassotalea sp. Sam97, a single window of DNA contains:
- a CDS encoding ExeA family protein — MSANYLDYFSLTEAPFSIAPNPHYLYMSDRHQEALAHLTYGFGESGGFVLLTGEVGTGKTTVSRCLLNQLPENTQAAFILNPTLSAHELLATVCDELNIAYQASASLKDLTDAIMAHLLINHQQQKNTLLVIDEAQHLQPQVLEQLRLLTNLETDSKKLLQVILIGQPELQQLLKRQDLRQLAQRITARYHLLALTEQETRNYIEHRLSVAGCSRPVFSRSALKQAHRLSGGVPRLINLLCDKALLGAYAQHQTHVDKRLLNQAARQALDIESHKLNRWQHPWFTRFAALALFAVPSALAAIYADRQVMYMDLAIVEHEQTLQKTQLDIAFATKNRVSNELIAKAQDLDKAFVSLYQSWQITYSHLSQDNTMNACDKAISLNLECYWFDGSLSQLLAMQQNAILRLVNRHGDHYYALYQPSIATPIGADAQTEQAQGDRSSDDIVLTIAGQANVLTRDFVEQQFQQQAVMLWQVPDDYLGEVDDNASPSFIAWLEQQLALVQRRAARDINAVDALLLNQFSQFKHQVADTPLSDTQAVIALTKAGQHHIVGGQ; from the coding sequence ATGTCTGCTAACTACCTAGACTATTTTTCGTTAACCGAAGCGCCTTTTTCTATCGCGCCAAACCCACATTACTTGTATATGAGCGATCGTCATCAAGAAGCACTTGCTCATTTGACTTATGGTTTTGGTGAGTCGGGTGGTTTTGTCTTGCTTACCGGAGAAGTGGGAACGGGAAAAACCACCGTTTCGCGTTGTCTGCTTAATCAATTGCCAGAGAATACCCAAGCGGCATTTATCTTAAATCCAACATTGTCGGCGCACGAGTTGTTAGCAACCGTATGTGATGAGCTCAATATAGCCTACCAAGCAAGTGCATCATTAAAGGACTTAACTGACGCCATTATGGCACATTTGCTGATAAACCATCAGCAGCAAAAAAATACGCTATTGGTGATTGATGAAGCGCAACATTTGCAACCGCAGGTGTTGGAGCAACTTCGCTTGCTAACCAATTTAGAAACTGACAGCAAGAAGCTGTTACAGGTGATCTTAATTGGCCAGCCAGAATTACAGCAATTACTAAAGCGGCAGGACTTACGTCAGCTAGCCCAGCGCATTACGGCTCGCTATCATTTACTCGCATTAACAGAGCAAGAAACACGCAATTATATTGAACACAGGTTGTCCGTTGCAGGGTGCTCGCGCCCGGTTTTTTCTCGCAGCGCGTTGAAACAAGCGCATCGATTATCGGGTGGTGTGCCAAGGCTTATTAACTTACTTTGTGATAAAGCCTTGTTAGGCGCTTATGCTCAGCATCAAACACATGTTGACAAGCGATTGTTAAATCAAGCAGCACGACAAGCGCTTGATATCGAGTCGCACAAATTAAATCGTTGGCAACACCCTTGGTTTACTCGATTTGCTGCTTTGGCGTTGTTTGCTGTCCCTTCCGCTTTAGCAGCAATCTATGCTGACAGGCAAGTTATGTACATGGACTTAGCCATCGTTGAGCACGAGCAAACATTGCAAAAAACACAGCTGGATATTGCCTTTGCAACAAAAAATAGAGTCAGTAATGAGTTAATCGCGAAAGCTCAAGATTTAGATAAAGCATTTGTCAGCCTATATCAATCTTGGCAAATCACGTATTCGCACCTGTCGCAGGACAATACGATGAATGCATGCGATAAAGCAATCTCATTGAACCTTGAGTGTTATTGGTTTGACGGTAGCTTATCGCAACTCTTGGCGATGCAACAAAATGCCATTTTACGCTTAGTAAATCGCCATGGCGATCATTACTACGCGCTTTATCAGCCCTCTATTGCAACGCCAATTGGCGCTGACGCTCAAACAGAGCAGGCTCAAGGTGATCGCAGTAGCGACGATATTGTCTTAACAATAGCAGGGCAAGCTAACGTGTTAACGCGAGATTTTGTTGAGCAGCAGTTCCAGCAACAAGCCGTCATGCTATGGCAAGTGCCAGACGATTATCTTGGTGAGGTTGATGACAACGCAAGTCCAAGCTTTATTGCATGGCTTGAGCAACAACTGGCACTCGTTCAGCGACGAGCGGCACGAGACATTAATGCTGTCGACGCCCTCCTGTTAAATCAGTTTAGTCAATTTAAACATCAAGTTGCCGACACACCGTTATCGGATACCCAAGCGGTTATCGCACTTACCAAGGCTGGACAGCATCATATCGTAGGAGGGCAATAA
- the leuC gene encoding 3-isopropylmalate dehydratase large subunit, whose translation MATTLYEKLWQRHLIEANAGETPLIFVDRHLVHEVTSPQAFANLKYHGRKVRSPERTIATMDHNISTKSCDIDAAGESAANQLKTLAQNCQEFGIELYGMGHKNQGIVHVIGPELGLTLPGQVIVCGDSHTATHGAFGALAFGIGTSEVEHVLATQTLRQNKAKTMKIDIQGQVYHGITAKDIILAIIGTVGHAGATGYVVEYCGAAISALSMEERMTICNMSIEFGAKAGLIAPDQTTFDYLCNKPNAPKGTLWLQAVNDWLSLKSDDGAQFDKVVTIDASKIKPQVTWGTNPGQVVAIDALVPAPEQFSDPVERESCISALKYMDLQPGTKISDITINNVFIGSCTNSRIEDLRIAAKVIKGKKVADGVTAIVVPGSYRVKQQAEQEGLAEIFTEAGCEWRLPGCSMCLGMNDDKLSDGDRCASTSNRNFEGRQGRGARTHLVSPAMAAAAAVAGRFTDVDV comes from the coding sequence ATGGCAACCACATTATACGAAAAACTATGGCAGCGACATCTTATTGAAGCTAATGCCGGGGAAACACCACTGATATTTGTTGATCGCCACCTTGTTCATGAAGTGACGTCGCCACAAGCATTTGCCAATTTAAAATATCACGGTCGCAAAGTGCGCAGTCCAGAGCGAACAATCGCAACCATGGATCATAATATATCCACCAAAAGTTGTGACATTGATGCTGCAGGGGAAAGCGCAGCAAATCAATTAAAAACCTTAGCGCAAAATTGTCAAGAATTCGGGATTGAGCTATATGGTATGGGCCATAAGAACCAAGGCATTGTCCATGTTATAGGGCCTGAACTTGGATTAACCCTACCGGGTCAAGTTATCGTCTGTGGCGACTCTCATACGGCAACCCATGGCGCTTTTGGTGCGTTAGCTTTTGGTATTGGTACATCAGAAGTTGAACATGTGTTAGCAACCCAAACACTTCGCCAAAATAAAGCCAAGACCATGAAAATAGATATTCAGGGACAGGTTTACCATGGGATAACCGCCAAAGATATAATCCTTGCGATCATCGGCACCGTTGGTCATGCAGGTGCAACTGGCTACGTTGTTGAATATTGTGGCGCTGCCATCTCTGCACTGAGTATGGAAGAGCGTATGACCATATGTAATATGAGTATTGAATTTGGTGCGAAAGCGGGGTTAATTGCCCCAGACCAAACTACGTTCGATTATTTATGTAATAAGCCAAATGCTCCCAAAGGTACGTTGTGGTTACAAGCCGTTAATGATTGGCTTAGCCTAAAGTCGGATGATGGTGCTCAATTTGATAAAGTTGTTACCATTGATGCAAGCAAGATAAAACCGCAAGTGACTTGGGGTACGAATCCAGGCCAAGTGGTTGCAATCGATGCTCTAGTACCTGCACCAGAGCAATTTAGCGATCCCGTCGAACGTGAGTCTTGTATCAGCGCATTAAAATATATGGACCTGCAACCCGGAACCAAAATTAGTGATATCACTATCAACAATGTATTTATCGGCTCATGCACCAATTCTCGTATCGAAGATCTGCGCATTGCAGCCAAAGTTATCAAGGGCAAAAAAGTGGCTGATGGCGTTACTGCCATCGTCGTCCCAGGCTCTTATCGTGTGAAACAACAAGCTGAACAAGAAGGTCTGGCCGAGATATTTACCGAAGCGGGATGTGAGTGGCGCTTACCAGGTTGCTCCATGTGCTTAGGCATGAACGACGACAAACTGAGTGACGGCGATCGCTGTGCGTCAACCAGTAACCGAAATTTTGAAGGTCGACAAGGGCGTGGTGCTCGTACTCATTTAGTTAGCCCCGCCATGGCTGCTGCGGCCGCCGTTGCCGGTCGCTTTACCGATGTAGACGTTTAG
- the leuB gene encoding 3-isopropylmalate dehydrogenase gives MAKIAVLAGDGIGPEIMAEAVKVLDAVATKFKLNFVLNEYDVGGLAIDKHGTALPQATVNGCEQADAILFGSVGGPKWANLPPAEQPERCALLNLREHFQLFCNMRPATLQPALSHLSTLRADIAEPGFDVLVIRELTGDIYFGEPKGRRGEGEQETAFDTMLYSRHEIKRIAHLAFKSAQKRQHKVTSVDKANVLATSQLWRQVVEEVATDYPDVSYEHLYVDNAAMQLVRDPNQFDVMLCPNLFGDILSDIIAMITGSMGMLPSASTNQAGFGLYEPAGGSAPDIAGLGIANPIAQILSASLLLRYSLNHSDAADAIEQAVGKALTAGFMSADLLPAEQRHQAKSTSEIGDFIAANI, from the coding sequence GTGGCGAAAATTGCAGTACTAGCCGGTGACGGCATTGGCCCAGAAATTATGGCAGAAGCAGTCAAGGTTCTTGATGCTGTTGCGACTAAGTTTAAATTGAACTTTGTTCTTAACGAATATGATGTTGGTGGCCTCGCTATCGACAAACATGGCACCGCATTGCCTCAAGCTACCGTTAATGGCTGTGAACAGGCCGATGCGATACTATTTGGCAGCGTTGGTGGCCCTAAGTGGGCTAATTTACCGCCAGCAGAACAACCTGAGCGCTGTGCGCTACTTAATTTACGCGAACATTTTCAACTATTTTGCAATATGCGACCAGCAACGCTGCAACCAGCGTTAAGTCACTTATCAACACTGCGTGCCGATATTGCCGAGCCAGGATTTGATGTGTTGGTGATCCGCGAATTAACTGGCGACATTTACTTTGGCGAACCTAAAGGCCGTCGTGGTGAAGGTGAACAAGAAACCGCCTTTGATACCATGCTTTACTCACGCCATGAAATCAAACGCATCGCCCACTTAGCCTTTAAATCGGCGCAAAAACGTCAGCACAAAGTCACGTCGGTAGATAAAGCCAATGTACTGGCGACCAGTCAACTTTGGCGGCAAGTCGTTGAAGAAGTGGCAACCGACTACCCTGACGTTAGCTATGAGCATTTATATGTTGATAATGCGGCGATGCAACTGGTTCGCGATCCAAACCAATTTGATGTCATGCTTTGTCCTAATCTATTTGGTGACATCCTGTCCGATATCATAGCCATGATCACCGGCTCAATGGGCATGTTACCTTCGGCAAGTACCAATCAAGCAGGATTTGGGTTGTATGAGCCCGCCGGCGGTTCAGCACCAGATATTGCTGGCCTTGGCATCGCTAACCCTATTGCCCAAATCTTATCGGCATCCTTACTATTGCGTTATAGCTTAAATCATAGCGATGCTGCTGATGCCATTGAACAGGCGGTTGGTAAAGCATTAACGGCCGGTTTTATGTCCGCTGACTTATTACCAGCAGAGCAACGCCACCAAGCAAAATCAACCAGCGAAATCGGCGATTTTATTGCCGCTAATATTTAG
- a CDS encoding inorganic triphosphatase has protein sequence MNTEIELKYLLKDDDVDNKLAGLLTRHNIAYTHSKKHLINSYYDTPELALRNADIGLRIREFEDASKEQTIKLAGTVIGGLHQRPEFNVMVDSNVPDLALFDATIWPETIDVEQINIRLQRLFTTNFVRSSYMISDPQGNQLELVFDSGTIANSQHNVGIHELEIELIDGDSSFIFDLAKLLFAEFTMRPGVQSKAARGYQLANLQDESPLDDDRDLVLALTPDDDLIHSFQAGLGQCLTYMQAQIERYLNDHDLLVLKRITDTLALVRHGIWLYKDYLPEQQADLLRQQIKHILTELCWVKTACQIKELTDKKGNYRRKIENSDLLLEQLKEQKHQLVDVNDVAALLMSEQFNLLQLSMLQLTIADWTTLQTDTTLMDLAKSWLSIHRDSLHEHMAADIDLGATDYINHHKQVIFSLLTGCWFGRLFMDSNRQEYRGPWLDIHQGVDELETLYFLKHYLQQHGEQPATNLVMWIDEKIDVLLLALEQCRQVAFTLRPYWL, from the coding sequence ATGAACACCGAAATAGAACTAAAGTATCTACTCAAAGACGACGATGTAGATAATAAACTGGCTGGTTTATTAACACGTCACAATATTGCCTACACGCATTCTAAAAAGCACCTAATAAATAGCTACTACGACACCCCAGAGCTCGCTCTGCGTAACGCCGATATTGGGCTTCGCATTCGCGAATTTGAAGACGCCAGTAAAGAGCAAACGATTAAATTAGCTGGAACAGTGATCGGTGGCCTGCACCAAAGACCTGAGTTTAATGTGATGGTCGACTCTAATGTGCCTGATTTGGCGTTATTTGACGCCACGATTTGGCCGGAGACGATAGATGTTGAGCAAATAAACATTCGTCTACAGCGTTTATTTACCACAAACTTTGTGCGCAGCAGCTATATGATCAGCGATCCACAAGGCAATCAACTCGAATTGGTGTTTGACTCAGGCACGATTGCCAATTCACAACATAATGTTGGCATCCACGAACTTGAAATAGAGCTTATTGATGGCGACAGTTCATTTATTTTTGATTTGGCTAAGTTGTTATTTGCTGAGTTTACTATGCGTCCAGGTGTGCAGAGTAAGGCCGCACGGGGTTATCAATTGGCTAATCTGCAAGACGAGTCGCCGCTAGATGACGATCGAGATTTGGTTTTAGCGCTTACCCCTGACGATGATCTAATCCATTCATTTCAAGCTGGTCTTGGTCAGTGCTTAACGTATATGCAAGCTCAAATAGAGCGATATTTAAACGACCATGATTTGCTGGTGCTTAAGCGTATTACCGATACGCTGGCATTAGTTCGTCACGGTATTTGGCTGTATAAAGATTACTTGCCTGAGCAACAGGCCGATTTGTTAAGGCAGCAGATTAAACATATATTGACCGAACTTTGTTGGGTTAAAACGGCTTGTCAAATTAAGGAGTTGACCGATAAAAAAGGTAATTATCGCCGCAAAATTGAAAACAGCGACTTATTACTCGAGCAACTTAAAGAGCAAAAACACCAGTTAGTAGATGTAAATGATGTTGCTGCGTTATTGATGAGCGAGCAGTTTAATTTACTGCAACTGTCTATGTTGCAGCTGACTATTGCCGATTGGACAACGTTGCAAACAGACACAACGCTTATGGATCTTGCGAAAAGTTGGTTGTCGATACACCGCGACTCTTTGCATGAGCATATGGCAGCCGATATTGACCTTGGCGCAACGGATTATATTAACCATCATAAACAGGTGATATTCAGTTTATTAACAGGGTGTTGGTTTGGTCGATTGTTTATGGACTCTAATCGACAAGAATACCGTGGTCCGTGGCTTGATATCCATCAGGGTGTCGATGAATTAGAAA
- the leuA gene encoding 2-isopropylmalate synthase, which yields MTDNVIIFDTTLRDGEQALSASLSVHEKLQIALAIERLGADVMEVGFPVSSPGDFESVQTIAKALTRSRVCGLSRAVKADIQACADAMSVAEAFRIHTFISTSDVHVEQKLKKNFTDVQQMAVDAVKFARRFTNDVEFSCEDAGRTPIDNLCRMVEAAINAGATTVNIPDTVGYTLPHEFSGIISNLFNRVPNIDKAVISVHCHNDLGLSVANSVAALQAGARQIECTVNGIGERAGNCSLEEVAMILKTRHDLLTLNTNIQHKEIARTSKLVSQICNMPVQPNKAIVGANAFSHSSGIHQDGMLKSADTYEIMTPESVGISQTKLNLTSRSGRHVIKHRMQQLGYHESDYQLDDLYADFLGLADKKGQVFDDDLEALLFSKQQQDTSDTYKIDYLSVHSGSGEFATASIKLLCNDQATIKSATGNGPVDALYRAIKQAVDINFDVSDYKISNKGEGEDGLGQADLVVSYQGRKYHGYGLETDVIEASAKALINALNNIARAEQVAWLKQQAKTQQTVQGV from the coding sequence ATGACGGATAATGTCATTATTTTTGATACAACCTTGCGCGATGGGGAGCAAGCGTTAAGCGCTAGCTTATCAGTTCATGAAAAATTACAAATCGCTTTAGCCATCGAGCGTCTCGGCGCCGATGTTATGGAGGTGGGCTTTCCAGTCTCATCACCAGGTGATTTTGAGTCGGTACAAACAATCGCCAAAGCGCTAACTCGTAGTCGCGTATGTGGTTTATCAAGAGCCGTCAAAGCCGATATTCAAGCTTGTGCTGATGCTATGAGTGTTGCTGAGGCGTTTCGTATCCACACCTTCATTTCAACATCTGATGTCCATGTAGAGCAGAAACTAAAAAAAAATTTTACCGACGTACAACAAATGGCGGTTGATGCCGTTAAATTTGCTCGTCGCTTTACCAACGATGTTGAGTTTTCTTGTGAAGATGCAGGTCGTACACCAATAGATAACCTATGCCGTATGGTAGAGGCTGCCATTAATGCCGGCGCAACCACCGTGAATATTCCAGATACGGTCGGTTATACCCTGCCACATGAGTTTTCAGGCATTATATCCAACCTATTTAATCGCGTACCAAACATCGACAAAGCCGTTATTTCAGTACATTGTCATAATGACTTGGGTTTGAGCGTTGCTAACTCCGTTGCTGCGCTTCAGGCTGGTGCCCGTCAAATTGAATGCACAGTTAACGGCATAGGCGAGCGCGCTGGCAATTGCAGCTTAGAAGAAGTCGCAATGATCCTTAAAACGCGCCACGATTTATTAACGCTCAACACCAATATTCAGCACAAAGAGATCGCTCGCACCTCAAAATTAGTGAGCCAAATTTGTAATATGCCAGTGCAGCCGAACAAGGCGATTGTTGGCGCAAATGCGTTTTCGCATTCCTCAGGAATCCATCAGGATGGTATGTTAAAAAGTGCCGACACCTACGAAATCATGACACCAGAAAGTGTCGGCATTAGTCAAACCAAGTTGAACTTAACCTCGCGTAGCGGTCGTCACGTCATCAAACATCGCATGCAACAGCTAGGTTATCACGAAAGCGACTATCAACTGGATGATTTGTATGCCGATTTTCTAGGTCTTGCAGATAAGAAGGGTCAAGTTTTTGACGACGATTTAGAAGCTTTATTGTTCAGCAAACAGCAACAAGACACCAGCGACACCTACAAAATTGATTACTTGAGCGTTCACTCTGGTAGTGGCGAGTTTGCAACTGCAAGTATCAAACTGCTTTGCAACGACCAGGCAACAATAAAATCCGCGACAGGGAATGGCCCTGTCGATGCCCTATACCGCGCTATCAAGCAGGCAGTTGATATTAATTTTGATGTATCAGATTACAAAATATCCAATAAAGGAGAAGGTGAAGATGGTCTTGGTCAAGCCGACTTAGTTGTCAGCTATCAAGGCCGTAAATATCACGGCTATGGACTTGAAACTGACGTCATAGAAGCCTCAGCAAAGGCGCTTATCAACGCCTTAAATAATATTGCCAGAGCAGAACAGGTTGCCTGGCTAAAACAACAAGCAAAAACTCAACAAACAGTACAAGGAGTATAA
- a CDS encoding multifunctional CCA addition/repair protein → MRSIENNTYLVGGAVRDELLGRTVIEHDYLVVGVSQQTMLELGFVQVGKDFPVFLHPKTKDEYALARTERKQGQGYTGFVCYAEPDVTIEQDLLRRDLTINAMARDSKGNIIDPYHGQQDLKAKLLRHVSPAFSEDPLRVLRVARFAARYHYLGFKVADETMALMTTMVNQGELNALTPDRIWKEMSRALLEDNPEVFVQLLRDCGALKVIWPSLDKLFGVPNPIEHHGEVDSGIHTVMVLQQSVKFSDELAVRFAALTHDLGKGLTPETDWPKHYGHEKRGLPLVKDICKALRVPNQVRDLSLKVCEFHLHAHRAFELRPDTLLKMFDSLDAWRKPEQFAWFLTACHADATGRLGEEDSDYPQAEYLHKAHQLCASVDAREFVAQGLQGLQIKQAIHAKRLAIISDLKQNLS, encoded by the coding sequence ATGCGCTCGATAGAAAATAATACCTACTTAGTTGGCGGTGCGGTTCGAGATGAACTGTTAGGTCGTACCGTCATTGAACATGATTACTTGGTGGTTGGGGTTTCTCAGCAAACCATGCTTGAACTTGGTTTTGTGCAAGTAGGTAAAGACTTTCCTGTATTTTTGCACCCTAAAACTAAAGATGAATATGCCCTTGCCCGCACGGAGCGTAAACAAGGGCAAGGCTACACCGGTTTTGTTTGTTATGCTGAACCCGACGTTACTATTGAGCAAGACCTATTACGTCGTGATTTAACCATTAATGCGATGGCTAGAGATAGCAAGGGTAATATTATCGATCCTTACCATGGTCAGCAGGATTTAAAAGCGAAACTGTTACGGCATGTGTCTCCAGCATTTAGTGAAGATCCACTTAGGGTTTTACGCGTTGCGCGTTTTGCCGCTCGCTATCATTACCTCGGTTTTAAAGTTGCCGACGAGACTATGGCACTGATGACGACAATGGTTAACCAGGGTGAATTAAATGCACTCACCCCAGATCGCATTTGGAAAGAAATGTCACGTGCGTTATTAGAAGATAACCCGGAAGTGTTTGTCCAGTTGCTGCGTGATTGTGGCGCCTTGAAGGTGATTTGGCCGAGTCTTGATAAATTGTTTGGTGTACCTAACCCTATCGAGCATCATGGTGAAGTCGACAGTGGTATACACACCGTAATGGTCTTGCAACAAAGCGTGAAGTTTTCTGATGAACTTGCCGTGCGTTTTGCTGCCTTAACCCACGATTTAGGTAAAGGGTTAACACCCGAAACTGACTGGCCTAAACATTACGGTCATGAAAAACGAGGTTTGCCATTAGTAAAAGACATTTGCAAAGCATTGCGTGTGCCCAATCAAGTACGCGATTTAAGCTTAAAAGTTTGTGAATTTCATTTGCATGCCCACCGCGCTTTTGAACTGCGCCCGGACACATTACTAAAGATGTTTGATTCACTCGATGCTTGGCGCAAACCCGAGCAGTTTGCTTGGTTTTTGACTGCATGCCATGCTGATGCAACCGGCCGCTTGGGAGAAGAAGATAGCGACTACCCACAAGCTGAATATTTGCATAAAGCCCATCAGTTATGCGCTAGCGTTGATGCCCGAGAGTTCGTGGCGCAAGGTTTACAAGGACTACAAATCAAACAGGCGATACACGCAAAACGCCTTGCTATCATTAGTGATCTTAAACAAAACTTATCGTGA
- a CDS encoding TIGR04211 family SH3 domain-containing protein — MRYLTSLFISVLMMTSPLVQATTEASINRYISDDLFIYFHSGPGTQYRILGSIDAGSEVDLTGAKQNGFSEIIDSKQRQGWVDDKFLSEQPGLRHVAEQLNQELQSSQQQLLSINTALEDKQATIATQLSKINDLANQNNKLVKVNQELSEQLDTKGLDIKVTYFSYGAGVLLLGLFAGLVLPRLVKPKSNYSSWG; from the coding sequence ATGCGCTATTTAACTTCACTGTTCATCTCAGTATTGATGATGACTAGCCCTCTTGTTCAGGCAACAACAGAAGCAAGCATCAATCGCTATATCAGCGATGACCTATTTATTTATTTTCATTCGGGTCCTGGTACACAGTATCGTATCCTTGGCAGCATTGACGCAGGTAGCGAAGTTGACCTAACAGGCGCAAAGCAAAACGGCTTTAGCGAAATTATTGATAGCAAGCAACGTCAAGGTTGGGTTGATGACAAGTTTTTGAGCGAGCAGCCAGGCTTGCGCCACGTTGCCGAACAACTCAATCAAGAATTACAATCCAGCCAGCAGCAATTACTTAGCATCAATACGGCACTGGAAGATAAGCAAGCCACCATTGCCACTCAGTTAAGCAAAATAAATGACCTCGCAAATCAAAACAATAAGCTAGTCAAAGTCAATCAAGAACTTAGCGAACAACTAGATACCAAAGGTCTAGACATTAAAGTGACCTACTTTAGCTACGGCGCCGGTGTCTTATTGTTAGGCTTATTCGCTGGTTTAGTACTACCTAGATTAGTGAAACCGAAAAGCAATTACTCATCATGGGGCTAG
- the leuD gene encoding 3-isopropylmalate dehydratase small subunit — MEKFNQHTGKVAPLDRANVDTDQIIPKQFLQKTTRTGFAEHLFHDWRYNDYQGTQTNPEFVLNKSQYQGASILLARENFGCGSSREHAPWAIQEFGFKVVIASSFADIFYGNCINIGLVPVVLDEKIIDELFQMVHQGELSLTVDLTTMHVTHGTQQYPFQLTDFQRYCLMTGIDAVGWTLQKQDKIDGFESSLPAWQ; from the coding sequence ATGGAAAAATTTAACCAACATACTGGTAAAGTCGCGCCATTGGATCGCGCTAATGTCGATACAGATCAAATCATTCCCAAACAGTTTTTACAAAAAACCACGCGTACCGGTTTTGCTGAGCACCTGTTTCATGACTGGCGTTACAACGACTATCAAGGAACACAAACAAACCCCGAGTTTGTCCTGAACAAAAGCCAATATCAGGGCGCATCCATATTATTAGCCCGCGAAAACTTTGGTTGTGGTTCATCACGCGAACATGCCCCTTGGGCAATTCAAGAGTTTGGCTTTAAAGTGGTCATAGCCAGCAGTTTTGCCGATATCTTTTATGGAAACTGTATCAATATCGGTTTAGTTCCGGTGGTGCTTGATGAGAAGATTATTGATGAGCTATTTCAGATGGTACATCAAGGTGAACTATCGCTAACGGTGGATTTAACAACCATGCATGTTACCCATGGAACGCAGCAATATCCTTTTCAGCTTACCGACTTTCAAAGGTATTGCCTTATGACCGGTATTGATGCGGTAGGTTGGACCTTGCAAAAACAAGATAAAATTGATGGTTTTGAAAGCTCGCTTCCTGCGTGGCAATAG
- a CDS encoding general secretion pathway protein GspB, producing MSFILTSLRKNNDNAQSDRAEPSPNKHLQPLASEALQQQLVKQVSQPAQASSWWGKVSLLVGCTILLSALSYLCFGGYTLLAKQQHLTNLQQQQFAQKQALEKLQYPQDRLHSPYVETHELASYFVNTKAFQQEMDARRQALFIEKQQTIAAQRLADERLQQQQLTAQIQAVLAATPTVFANAASITPTEVTSTESQPKVSDFSLNKENLQDIDPKLVAAFESALQATDLSEGSQANTQETPQHADIKTLGQMPSWLQQAVPTMHFTQHMYTSEATDSWVRLNGKDYAPGDITQEGLIIDEISPQHVIMRYQGERFKVAALSSW from the coding sequence ATGTCATTTATTCTCACATCACTACGAAAAAACAATGATAACGCTCAATCAGATCGCGCTGAGCCATCACCAAATAAACATCTGCAACCTTTGGCGAGTGAAGCGTTACAACAACAATTGGTTAAGCAAGTAAGCCAGCCAGCGCAAGCCTCATCATGGTGGGGTAAAGTTAGCCTGTTGGTTGGTTGTACGATATTGCTTAGCGCACTAAGTTACCTGTGCTTTGGTGGTTATACGTTACTTGCTAAGCAACAGCATTTGACTAATCTACAACAGCAACAGTTTGCGCAAAAGCAAGCGCTTGAAAAGCTTCAATACCCACAAGATAGGCTACATAGTCCTTACGTGGAAACTCATGAATTAGCCTCTTATTTTGTGAATACTAAAGCGTTTCAACAAGAGATGGATGCGCGCCGACAGGCGTTGTTTATTGAAAAACAGCAGACGATAGCTGCACAGCGACTTGCGGATGAGCGCCTGCAGCAACAACAGTTAACTGCACAAATCCAAGCCGTGCTGGCAGCAACGCCAACGGTCTTTGCCAATGCTGCTAGCATCACCCCTACGGAAGTTACAAGTACTGAAAGTCAGCCAAAAGTTAGTGATTTTTCGTTAAATAAAGAAAACCTGCAGGATATTGATCCTAAGTTAGTTGCCGCATTTGAATCGGCATTGCAAGCGACTGATCTAAGCGAGGGCTCTCAAGCAAATACTCAAGAAACGCCACAACACGCTGATATCAAAACACTTGGACAAATGCCAAGTTGGTTACAACAAGCGGTGCCGACTATGCATTTTACTCAACACATGTACACCTCTGAAGCCACAGACAGTTGGGTTCGATTAAATGGTAAAGATTACGCTCCAGGGGATATCACCCAAGAAGGACTTATTATTGATGAGATTTCGCCACAGCATGTGATTATGCGTTATCAAGGTGAGCGCTTTAAAGTCGCTGCACTATCAAGCTGGTAA